CGAAAAATCAAACCACGATGCAATCAAAGAAGAAATAAAGAAAATTAATAGGCCAAGTAGTATGATTCAAGCAGGACGATCGACATAATTAATTGTTCGAATTAGTTTCATTCTAAGAACTAGGAGAAAAATATACGACACACCACAAAATTTATATAAATTCTTACTTGACTTCCACTTTATCCCCAAATCTCTAGTCTTCAAGTCTAATTGGTAAACATGTAAAAAGTATTAATATTAAGGTAAATATTATAGCATAATCTTGAATTTATTTTTGGACGCCCTAGGCAGGTTCAATGTATGCTTGATTAAACAATTTGAGGAACATTAGCTTGCAAATTGTTCGTATCAGTTTCTTAAATTAATAATTCAGGAATATTAGCTTGTAATTGTCAGACTCTTGGAAGGTTATCTGTAATTCTGACCTTAGAATTTTTTTGAGGGGATTTGCCCTTAGATGGGTGGCTGGACCTCCGCGCGAGAGTGCCCCTGCTGCCGTCCTTCGTCCTTCGCCTGCTGCTCCTCCTCTCAACACTGTTGctgctcctcttcttcttttctttcctttctgCTCCATGCCTGCCCATCTTGCCCCCCTACTGATCAATGAATTTGGCAGTCAACTGCCAacattcaaaaaaaaaaaactgctGCTCCTCCCTCTTCCCACGTCCTTGCTGCTGCACTGCTTGCGCCCGACCTCTGCTCCTCCCCCTCGTCTCTTCTGCTGCTGCTCTTCCCTGCTGCCCTTCTCTCAATCCCACGCTGCTGCTCCTTCTTCTCCTCATCAGCCGATCCCCTTTTCCCCATCCTCTCCCTCTCTACTCCTATCCCTAGATCGAGGTCCATAACACTCCTCTCCCTGCGCTCCGCGATACCTCCCGCCGTTCCCCTCTCCAAACCCTCACCCACGCCCACCAGAAGATTCCCCCAACAACAATGGCGGAAAACGACTACGAGCGCCTTCGCCAGGCCAACATCCGGCGCAACCAGGAAAAGCTTGCCCTCCTCCGCCGCAAGGCCGACGAGCTCTCCGCCCTTGCTAAACCTAAGCGAAAGCGACCGTATCAGGTCAGGCCCAAGGCCCCGACCGGCCCCGTCCGCTCCTCCGGCCGCGCCCGCGGCATCGCTCCCGACAACCTGCCCCCGGATCTCAGCCTCTCACCCTCGCTCGCCTCCTCCATCCTCGGGGGCGGGGCTGGGGCTGGGGCTAATGTTCGTTCGGCGGACGACTTCGATGCTGGGAGGGACATGGTGCTGATGCGCGCGCACGTGAGAAACGTGGTGCCCTGTAGCATAGAGTCGATGCGGGTCCTCCCGCTCGCCGACCGGACCGTGGTGGCGGCGGGAGACAAAAGGGGGAATATCGGGTACTGGGACGTCGACGGTGTCTCGGAGGATGCCGACGGTGTGGATGGGGTCGTCTTCAGTTATTGGCCACACAAGTGCCCTGTGTCAGCAATCGTGGCGCACCAGGCGGCACCACACAAGGTGACCTTCTTCCTTCCGCTCTTTTTTCATTTTCTTGGGACTCCTCGTTAGAGTCATCCAATAGGTGCATCTGCTAATCATGATCAAGGTAGCTAAATTAGGTTGGATTTATCCCATTTCCAGTGCACAAATAGTTATTTGGATGTTGTATATCTCATTGAATATTCTCTATCAATTGTAATTCTATTTTGTGGTGTATTTCATTTACTTGGCTACAGGTTTACAGCTCTAGCCATCAGGGTGAAATTTGTCTTATGGACTTTGAGAAGGAGAAGTACAGTATGGTCCATTTATGGGAGCGGCCTGTTTATTCACTTTGTCAAGCACAAAATAGTGCCCGATGCCTATATTTTGGTGATGAAAAGGGTGGCTTGACACTTTTCGATGAGCGCGAGGGTAAGGTGTTAACTACATGGGATGTGCATGAGGAGAAAATCAACTCAATAGATTTTCATCCGGAGAAGCCACATATGCT
The Aegilops tauschii subsp. strangulata cultivar AL8/78 chromosome 3, Aet v6.0, whole genome shotgun sequence genome window above contains:
- the LOC109768186 gene encoding DNA damage-binding protein cmr1 isoform X1 yields the protein MAENDYERLRQANIRRNQEKLALLRRKADELSALAKPKRKRPYQVRPKAPTGPVRSSGRARGIAPDNLPPDLSLSPSLASSILGGGAGAGANVRSADDFDAGRDMVLMRAHVRNVVPCSIESMRVLPLADRTVVAAGDKRGNIGYWDVDGVSEDADGVDGVVFSYWPHKCPVSAIVAHQAAPHKVYSSSHQGEICLMDFEKEKYSMVHLWERPVYSLCQAQNSARCLYFGDEKGGLTLFDEREGKVLTTWDVHEEKINSIDFHPEKPHMLATSSTDQTACIWDVRNIKSKEPDSLKVFKLHKSAQSAYFSPSGRMLAVTSSSYSICGTVRVFCVDDFENSHSVEYNNQTGIWPSAFKVIWGWNDTDLYDSGLSAQNSSVLKSEHMTSIPNRLSAHPYKVGYLACSSCTSKVYLWTRA
- the LOC109768186 gene encoding DNA damage-binding protein CMR1 isoform X2, with product MAENDYERLRQANIRRNQEKLALLRRKADELSALAKPKRKRPYQVRPKAPTGPVRSSGRARGIAPDNLPPDLSLSPSLASSILGGGAGAGANVRSADDFDAGRDMVLMRAHVRNVVPCSIESMRVLPLADRTVVAAGDKRGNIGYWDVDGVSEDADGVDGVVFSYWPHKCPVSAIVAHQAAPHKVYSSSHQGEICLMDFEKEKYSMVHLWERPVYSLCQAQNSARCLYFGDEKGGLTLFDEREGKVLTTWDVHEEKINSIDFHPEKPHMLATSSTDQTACIWDVRNIKKPRDEFANEEPVEYAYEDQAFDNSENLAALATAFVVLSEYFAWMTLKIRIVWSIITRQAFGLLHSR